From the Deltaproteobacteria bacterium genome, the window TTACTCATTTCTATCTTCTCTCGATTTGAGCACGCTTAAACCTGCACGTATGCACGCATGATCATATGTTTTTGACAAAAAAATATTTACCCGTCTTTCAGGTGGCGAATCCCTTCTTCGAACAGACAGCGCACATGATCATCATCGAGTGAGTAGTAGACCATCTTGCCGTCTTTCCTCGATTTAACCAGCCGGGCAGAGCGCAGGATGCGCAATTGGTGGGAGATTGCCGATTGGGTCGCGTTAACCACAGCGGCAATATCGTAAACGCAGAGTTCTTCCTCGGAGATGGCGTGAAGAATGCGTACCCGGGTCGGTTCTGCCAGGACTTTGAAGGTTTCGGCCAGATCAACGATGGTACGGTCGTCACGCATCCTGGCTCTGGCTCTTGCGACCCGCTCTTCGTCTACATAGTAGAGTTGACAAATATCGTTTGACATAATATCTGCTTATATGAATAAACATTCAGTTACCCTGAATTTCTACCTTTATTACCATATCCATGTCAAGAAGAATTTGAAACTGGTGTTCATCGAAAAAATGAGTACCTGGACGTGAAACCATGGTGAAATAACCAGGGTCTGGGGTCTAGCCTTCGAC encodes:
- a CDS encoding helix-turn-helix transcriptional regulator, coding for MRDDRTIVDLAETFKVLAEPTRVRILHAISEEELCVYDIAAVVNATQSAISHQLRILRSARLVKSRKDGKMVYYSLDDDHVRCLFEEGIRHLKDG